In Synergistaceae bacterium, one DNA window encodes the following:
- a CDS encoding ATP-binding protein gives MLEDLSAHILDIAQNSIAARAKHIDVTVRRSAVPGFVDFCISDDGCGMDEARARAVLDPFCTSRTTRRVGMGLPFLKQNAELCGGEFHLTSAVGRGTTVFASFSLSNIDTPPIGDLAGTFLTLLIDAPQIYWIFRYASGAAEPFLLDSEELKEAVDGLEALKIPDVALGLKEMIENGIASVDGVE, from the coding sequence GTGCTGGAAGATCTTTCCGCCCATATTCTGGACATCGCCCAGAACAGCATCGCCGCCCGGGCGAAGCATATTGACGTCACCGTTCGCCGGTCCGCCGTCCCGGGATTTGTGGATTTCTGCATTTCCGACGACGGATGCGGGATGGATGAAGCCCGCGCCCGGGCGGTGCTGGATCCTTTTTGTACCAGCCGGACCACCCGACGCGTGGGGATGGGGCTGCCCTTCCTGAAACAAAACGCGGAACTCTGCGGAGGGGAATTTCACCTTACCTCCGCTGTGGGGCGGGGAACGACGGTATTCGCCTCTTTTTCTCTGAGCAATATCGATACTCCCCCCATCGGAGACCTCGCGGGAACCTTTCTGACCCTTCTTATCGACGCTCCGCAAATCTACTGGATTTTTCGCTATGCATCGGGAGCGGCGGAACCCTTCCTTTTGGATTCCGAAGAACTGAAGGAGGCCGTCGATGGTCTTGAAGCCCTGAAAATTCCCGACGTGGCCCTGGGGCTGAAAGAGATGATCGAAAACGGCATTGCCTCGGTTGACGGGGTCGAGTGA
- a CDS encoding formate--tetrahydrofolate ligase has protein sequence MTVPSDIAIAQAAKMQPIVDIAKKMGVGEDELELYGRYKAKIQPGVYKKLENKPDGKLILVTAITPTPAGEGKTTTSVGLAQGLLQIGKKSCVALREPSLGPSFGVKGGAAGGGYSQVVPMEDINLHFTGDLHAITTAHNLCAAMLDNHIQQGNELNIDPRRIVFRRVMDLNERALRRVIIGLGGRTEGVPRESGFDITVASEVMAILCLAMDLMDLKKRLAKIVLAYTYEGKPVTVQDIGAAGSMAVLLKDAINPNLVQTLEGVPAFIHGGPFANIAHGCNSVQATKLGLKLADYMVTEAGFGADLGAEKFLDIKCRVAGLKPSAVVLVATVRALKMHGGRKKTELTGEDLKALEAGIPNLQKHIENVQKFGLPVVVAINRFPFDTEAELALVEKKCAELGASFSLSEVWEKGGKGGMDLAEKVVAACEKPSSVKYVYSPEMEPKDKIAAIAREIYGADGVDYTPQAEKDLALIHDLGYDNLLICMAKTQYSLSDDAAKLGRPKDFRVTVREVRLSAGAGFLVVVTGAIMTMPGLPKKPAALTIDIDENGKITGLF, from the coding sequence ATGACAGTACCGAGTGACATCGCCATAGCGCAGGCCGCGAAAATGCAGCCGATCGTCGACATTGCAAAAAAAATGGGAGTCGGCGAGGACGAACTGGAGCTGTACGGCAGATATAAGGCCAAGATTCAGCCCGGCGTCTATAAGAAACTGGAAAACAAACCGGATGGGAAGCTGATCCTTGTGACGGCCATCACTCCGACGCCTGCCGGAGAGGGAAAAACAACCACCAGCGTCGGGTTGGCTCAGGGCCTGCTCCAGATCGGTAAAAAGTCCTGCGTGGCCCTTCGGGAGCCCTCTCTTGGCCCCAGCTTTGGAGTCAAGGGAGGCGCGGCGGGCGGCGGATATTCGCAGGTCGTACCCATGGAGGACATCAATCTGCATTTCACGGGAGACCTTCACGCCATTACCACGGCCCACAACCTCTGCGCGGCGATGCTGGACAACCACATTCAACAGGGCAACGAGCTGAACATCGACCCGCGTCGTATCGTGTTCCGGCGGGTGATGGACCTGAACGAGCGGGCTCTGCGCAGAGTGATCATCGGCCTCGGAGGCCGCACGGAAGGCGTGCCCAGGGAAAGTGGCTTCGACATCACCGTGGCCTCGGAGGTCATGGCGATTTTGTGCCTTGCCATGGATTTGATGGACCTGAAAAAACGTCTCGCCAAAATCGTTCTGGCCTACACTTACGAGGGTAAACCCGTCACCGTTCAGGATATTGGAGCGGCCGGCTCCATGGCCGTACTTCTGAAGGATGCGATCAACCCGAACCTCGTCCAGACCCTTGAAGGCGTTCCCGCGTTCATCCACGGCGGACCTTTCGCCAACATCGCCCACGGCTGCAACAGCGTTCAGGCCACGAAACTGGGGCTGAAACTGGCAGACTACATGGTGACGGAGGCGGGGTTCGGCGCGGACCTGGGGGCGGAAAAATTCCTCGACATCAAGTGCCGCGTGGCCGGACTGAAGCCCTCGGCGGTGGTTCTGGTGGCCACCGTGCGCGCCCTCAAGATGCACGGCGGCAGAAAAAAGACCGAGCTGACCGGCGAGGACCTGAAAGCTCTGGAAGCGGGGATTCCGAATCTCCAGAAGCACATTGAGAACGTCCAGAAGTTCGGGCTGCCCGTGGTGGTCGCCATCAATCGCTTCCCCTTCGATACCGAGGCCGAGCTGGCTCTTGTGGAAAAGAAATGCGCGGAGCTGGGCGCCAGTTTCTCCCTGTCTGAAGTTTGGGAAAAAGGCGGCAAGGGAGGTATGGATCTGGCGGAAAAAGTTGTGGCGGCCTGTGAAAAACCCTCTTCCGTGAAATATGTTTACAGCCCGGAGATGGAGCCGAAGGATAAAATCGCCGCCATCGCCCGTGAAATTTACGGCGCGGACGGGGTGGACTACACGCCTCAGGCCGAGAAGGATTTGGCGCTGATCCATGATCTGGGGTACGACAACCTGCTGATCTGCATGGCGAAGACCCAGTACTCGCTTTCCGACGATGCCGCGAAGCTCGGACGCCCGAAAGATTTCCGCGTCACCGTGCGGGAGGTGCGTCTTTCCGCCGGAGCGGGCTTCCTGGTGGTGGTGACGGGCGCCATAATGACGATGCCCGGCCTGCCCAAAAAACCCGCGGCCCTCACCATCGACATCGACGAGAACGGGAAAATTACGGGATTGTTTTAG
- the codY gene encoding GTP-sensing pleiotropic transcriptional regulator CodY, translating into MRADEKEYGEASVEQSSENVLRDLLEKTRQVGRALQARGDGDALDYVELAKLLSEFSTANVYIVNREGRILGYAWVPDYSSQTLSDVMKDGYLPRDFVDKMNRCRESDIADEDAFRFDDDNNRSKKGAPEKHLMYVPIYGAAAERLGTVILVRFYNSFMTEDVLLAEYLGTLVGIEMLNDRNRGLEECSRDRIAVQMAMRALSYSEVESMKHIMAELGGHEGVAVASKVADRVGVTRSVIVNALRKLESAGLIESRSLGMKGTYIKVLSPLFVEELGSATSPRVNY; encoded by the coding sequence ATGAGAGCGGACGAGAAGGAATACGGAGAAGCGAGTGTCGAGCAGAGCAGCGAAAACGTTTTGAGAGATCTGCTGGAAAAGACGCGTCAGGTGGGACGCGCTTTGCAGGCGCGGGGTGACGGAGACGCTCTGGATTACGTCGAGCTGGCAAAACTGCTGTCGGAGTTTTCCACAGCAAACGTTTATATCGTCAACAGAGAAGGCAGAATTTTGGGGTACGCCTGGGTACCGGACTACAGCTCCCAGACGCTGTCAGACGTCATGAAGGACGGTTATCTGCCCAGAGATTTCGTGGACAAAATGAATCGCTGCCGCGAGTCGGACATCGCGGATGAAGACGCTTTCCGGTTCGACGACGACAACAACCGCAGCAAAAAAGGCGCTCCGGAAAAGCATCTGATGTACGTGCCGATTTACGGAGCCGCCGCGGAACGTCTGGGAACGGTGATTCTCGTTCGTTTCTACAACTCGTTCATGACGGAGGACGTTCTTCTGGCCGAATATCTCGGTACGCTGGTGGGCATCGAGATGCTGAACGACAGAAACCGGGGTCTCGAAGAGTGCTCCCGGGATCGAATTGCCGTTCAGATGGCAATGAGGGCCCTTTCCTATTCCGAAGTGGAATCCATGAAGCACATCATGGCCGAACTGGGCGGACACGAAGGCGTCGCGGTGGCCAGCAAGGTCGCCGACAGAGTGGGCGTGACGCGCAGCGTAATCGTAAACGCCCTTCGCAAACTGGAAAGCGCCGGACTGATCGAAAGCCGCAGCCTCGGCATGAAGGGAACCTACATCAAAGTCCTGAGCCCCCTCTTCGTCGAAGAACTGGGCTCGGCTACATCTCCAAGGGTAAATTACTGA
- the hslU gene encoding ATP-dependent protease ATPase subunit HslU, giving the protein MSVDLTPAKIVGYLNRYIVGQEKAKRAVAVALRNRERRRKLPPEMAREISPKNILMVGPTGVGKTEIARRLAGLVHAPFVKVEATKFTEVGYVGRDVESIIRDLAESAVAMVRKRMLSDVQGPAGERAEQRLLDALLPRSERKFSMPDLMRVFGSAATEAEETGEPEETRKNEATRERLLNMLREGRLEDREVDIEISENAVTGISLIGASGMDSMGINLSEILGGMLPKKSRKRRMKISEARRVLTAEEAEKLIDMDALSKEALETAQEDGIVFLDELDKIVAKGSGGASPDVSREGVQRDLLPIVEGSVVQTRYGPLRTDHILFIAAGAFSGVKPSDLIPELQGRFPIRVELQPLSWENLKQILLEPENSLLKQYTALIGTEGSELRFTDDATREIAVLASEMNSEMEDIGARRLHTMLEQLLEEISFEVSDDTRRVIEIDAEFVRNRLNCLVENRDIRRYLL; this is encoded by the coding sequence CTGAGTGTGGACCTGACTCCGGCAAAAATTGTCGGATATCTGAACCGCTATATCGTCGGACAGGAAAAGGCAAAACGGGCTGTGGCCGTCGCCCTGCGGAACCGGGAAAGGCGGAGGAAGCTGCCCCCCGAAATGGCCAGAGAGATCAGCCCCAAGAACATTCTCATGGTGGGGCCCACCGGCGTGGGCAAGACGGAAATCGCCCGCAGGCTGGCAGGTCTCGTTCACGCGCCCTTCGTGAAGGTGGAGGCCACAAAATTCACGGAGGTGGGCTACGTGGGGCGGGATGTGGAGTCCATCATACGAGATCTGGCGGAATCCGCCGTGGCCATGGTGAGAAAGAGGATGCTCTCGGACGTCCAGGGCCCCGCGGGAGAGCGGGCGGAACAGCGTCTTCTGGACGCGCTGCTGCCCCGAAGCGAGAGAAAATTTTCCATGCCGGATCTCATGAGGGTGTTCGGAAGCGCGGCTACAGAGGCCGAAGAGACGGGGGAACCCGAGGAAACCCGAAAGAACGAGGCGACCCGGGAAAGGCTTTTGAACATGCTCCGGGAAGGGCGACTTGAAGACCGGGAAGTGGACATTGAAATCTCAGAAAACGCCGTGACAGGCATATCTTTGATCGGCGCGTCGGGCATGGACTCAATGGGAATCAATCTGAGCGAGATTCTGGGCGGTATGCTGCCAAAAAAATCCCGCAAACGCCGCATGAAAATTTCCGAAGCCCGACGCGTGCTCACCGCGGAAGAGGCTGAAAAGCTGATCGATATGGATGCCCTCTCGAAAGAAGCCCTCGAAACGGCGCAGGAGGACGGCATCGTCTTTTTGGACGAACTCGACAAGATCGTGGCGAAGGGCAGCGGCGGCGCGAGCCCCGACGTAAGCCGCGAAGGCGTCCAGCGCGACCTGCTGCCCATCGTGGAGGGCTCCGTGGTCCAGACTCGCTACGGCCCGCTCAGGACCGATCACATTCTCTTCATCGCCGCGGGCGCCTTCAGCGGGGTCAAGCCCTCGGACCTGATTCCCGAACTGCAGGGACGCTTTCCCATCAGGGTCGAACTGCAGCCCCTGAGCTGGGAAAACCTGAAACAAATTCTGCTCGAACCGGAAAACAGCCTCCTGAAGCAGTACACGGCGTTGATTGGGACAGAGGGGTCTGAGCTGCGCTTCACGGACGACGCCACCCGGGAAATTGCGGTACTGGCCAGTGAAATGAACTCCGAAATGGAAGATATAGGCGCGCGACGCCTGCACACCATGCTGGAACAGCTGCTGGAAGAAATCAGTTTTGAGGTCTCCGACGACACCCGGCGGGTTATAGAAATCGACGCCGAATTTGTACGGAATAGGCTAAATTGTCTGGTCGAAAATAGGGATATTCGCCGGTACCTTTTATAA
- the flgB gene encoding flagellar basal body rod protein FlgB gives MVGDFTWKVMEKDMEGLAKRFGATSKNLANANTPGYRRRNVSFEDQMRDVINSGDRLKMTVTNEGHIPTRPYSISDVTPDEIRISDEVYRLDGNNVDPEREMAVLAETRMMYTAIGRFAARKLSNYRMVISGK, from the coding sequence ATGGTGGGAGATTTTACCTGGAAAGTTATGGAAAAGGACATGGAAGGACTCGCCAAACGGTTCGGCGCAACGTCCAAAAACCTGGCGAACGCCAATACGCCGGGCTACAGACGGCGCAACGTTTCCTTCGAAGATCAGATGCGCGACGTGATCAACTCCGGAGACAGGCTGAAAATGACTGTGACGAACGAAGGGCACATCCCCACGCGGCCTTATTCCATCTCGGACGTGACGCCGGACGAAATCCGAATCAGCGACGAAGTCTACAGACTGGACGGCAACAACGTGGACCCGGAAAGAGAAATGGCCGTCCTCGCCGAAACCCGCATGATGTACACCGCGATAGGACGTTTTGCGGCCAGAAAACTCAGCAATTACCGCATGGTTATTTCAGGCAAATAG
- a CDS encoding AI-2E family transporter: protein MRIPEEQGVVEHIKGWIIPVMLLFLILALLSGRTLLPLWSPLTWAILLAFIASPLHHGLLRLVGPRHRNLAAFLTTILVALLLVGPSLAAGIAASHEAIALFGRFSDVIGSIDTSKGFSLEAFLPQKILDELLPMFEKYPFLKEGTQQVLRWMTSTAIRVSRNFLGNIVTLSYHLIVIFVSFFFILRDGHLLVSYVGDLVPLMKDERKEFMLRAVVVLRAVVFGVIVTAGVQGFLGTLGWWFVGLPNPLLAGLMMGLLAMIPFVGTPIIWIPGAIYLFTEGKVTDCAVLLFWGVCVVSSIDNFLRPFFISEKGRISTLLVFLGAFGGLASWGFIGLFIGPLILSLSVFFLNSYRRAWKIYRTESGGD, encoded by the coding sequence ATGCGTATTCCCGAAGAACAGGGCGTCGTAGAGCATATCAAAGGCTGGATTATCCCGGTGATGCTGTTGTTTTTGATTCTTGCCCTTCTGTCGGGCAGAACACTGCTGCCGCTGTGGTCTCCCCTGACCTGGGCAATACTTTTGGCGTTTATCGCGTCTCCCCTCCACCACGGGCTGCTGAGACTGGTGGGCCCCCGCCATCGCAATCTGGCCGCTTTTCTGACCACCATTCTGGTGGCGCTGCTGTTGGTGGGGCCGTCGCTGGCGGCGGGCATCGCCGCATCTCACGAGGCGATTGCGCTCTTTGGCCGATTTTCGGACGTGATCGGCAGCATCGATACCTCCAAAGGATTCAGTCTGGAGGCATTTTTGCCTCAAAAAATTCTTGACGAGCTGTTGCCGATGTTCGAAAAATATCCCTTTCTCAAAGAAGGGACGCAGCAGGTGCTGAGGTGGATGACCTCCACGGCGATTCGGGTCTCCCGAAATTTTCTGGGGAACATCGTGACCCTGAGCTATCATCTGATCGTCATCTTCGTGTCGTTTTTTTTCATTCTGCGGGACGGACACCTTCTCGTCAGCTACGTGGGGGACCTCGTTCCGCTGATGAAGGACGAACGGAAGGAGTTTATGCTGCGGGCCGTAGTGGTTCTCCGCGCCGTCGTCTTCGGAGTCATCGTCACCGCGGGAGTGCAGGGATTTCTCGGGACGCTGGGATGGTGGTTCGTCGGGCTGCCCAATCCCCTCCTGGCCGGGCTGATGATGGGGCTTTTGGCCATGATTCCCTTCGTTGGGACCCCGATCATCTGGATACCGGGCGCCATCTACCTCTTTACGGAGGGAAAAGTGACGGACTGCGCTGTCCTGCTGTTCTGGGGAGTGTGCGTCGTCAGTTCCATCGACAATTTTTTGCGGCCCTTCTTCATCTCGGAAAAAGGCCGCATCAGCACGCTCCTGGTTTTCCTGGGGGCCTTTGGAGGTCTGGCCTCCTGGGGCTTTATCGGTCTCTTCATCGGCCCCCTCATTCTGAGCCTTTCCGTGTTTTTCCTGAACAGCTACCGGAGGGCCTGGAAAATCTATCGCACGGAATCCGGCGGAGACTGA
- a CDS encoding glycosyltransferase, whose protein sequence is MRITLLCSDLRFESIQRIVPFLADELSRKEDFVVDLALLHGEGEFLSLHSSAVSVVSLDNPLHALRSGIPLLRLAHYFQKAKPDVVLSFGYTANCLAAMGKQLFHFFFRLIVSEPNMLELRKAEKSKFQRWRRAIPARFLYRNAELCVCASRGIARGLMALRVVPRRKIRVIYNPVDGPWVTARIAEPVKHPWFQTSEENKPPVIFCAGDPVHLKGMNVLLRAFSLLRDEMNFPARLMIVAEEGEDRKRLETLAEVMKLRDDICFLERGATSAYMAKAALMVLMSSHENFPSLLAEALACGVNVISAGNRQGPREILEDGKWGRLVPENNVDALAAALRETLESPMAPEILKKRAADFSMRRSFEEYCRAIQYVLNPHDERTSSWA, encoded by the coding sequence ATGAGGATAACTCTGCTTTGCAGCGATCTTCGTTTTGAGAGCATCCAGAGGATTGTGCCATTTTTGGCGGACGAGCTCTCTCGAAAGGAAGATTTTGTTGTGGATTTGGCTCTTCTGCATGGAGAAGGGGAATTTTTGTCGCTGCACTCTTCGGCCGTCAGCGTGGTTTCGCTGGACAATCCCCTTCACGCCCTGAGGTCGGGCATTCCTCTTTTGCGCCTCGCTCATTATTTTCAAAAAGCAAAGCCGGACGTGGTTCTTTCCTTCGGGTACACTGCCAACTGTCTGGCAGCTATGGGAAAGCAGCTGTTTCATTTCTTTTTTCGCCTGATCGTTTCAGAACCCAACATGCTGGAGCTCCGCAAGGCGGAAAAATCAAAATTCCAGCGGTGGCGGCGGGCGATTCCGGCGCGATTCCTGTACAGAAACGCGGAACTTTGCGTATGCGCTTCCCGGGGCATCGCCAGGGGATTGATGGCCCTGAGGGTCGTCCCCCGGAGAAAAATCCGCGTCATTTACAATCCTGTGGATGGCCCCTGGGTGACGGCCCGGATAGCCGAGCCTGTGAAACATCCCTGGTTTCAGACTTCGGAGGAAAATAAGCCTCCGGTGATTTTCTGCGCCGGAGATCCTGTGCATTTGAAGGGGATGAACGTCCTGCTTCGGGCCTTTTCACTGCTGCGGGACGAAATGAATTTCCCTGCCCGCCTGATGATCGTCGCTGAAGAGGGAGAGGATCGCAAACGCCTGGAGACCCTGGCGGAGGTGATGAAGCTCAGAGACGACATCTGTTTTCTGGAGCGCGGAGCGACCTCCGCGTATATGGCGAAGGCCGCTCTGATGGTTCTCATGTCCAGCCACGAGAACTTTCCCAGCCTGTTGGCCGAAGCCCTGGCCTGCGGCGTCAATGTCATTTCGGCCGGCAACAGGCAGGGTCCCCGAGAAATTCTGGAGGACGGAAAATGGGGACGCCTCGTCCCGGAGAATAACGTCGACGCCCTGGCGGCAGCCCTCCGCGAGACCCTCGAATCTCCCATGGCTCCGGAAATTTTGAAGAAACGGGCGGCGGATTTCTCCATGAGGCGCTCCTTCGAGGAATACTGCAGGGCCATCCAATATGTCCTGAATCCCCACGATGAAAGGACCTCCTCATGGGCGTAG
- a CDS encoding DEAD/DEAH box helicase: MGTGTRVRVRSLNDIDEELWNRGGTVHDRAGGAALAWLCGEDIFKNVHLLVILPDGRQAADFLSDRKNLFPRIPVHLLNELPLTAQTIGSRPLLLQRGETAGRWVRDGGILVCTPGGVMAPCLLGDGEFELRQGDEYGRERLVTWLERSGYQRSDLVWSPGQYVCRGFIMDVFDPVHALPLRFEFFDETLEHIRAFHPGTQKSVAELQETELHSVSAAKNATVLTLLPQTARVLLCDPRKIETQAISYHWLWEELCPDAGVNPLPSWDEIYVELSRFPRLRITRAVEATEAEPDVDECPPFRGDLGAVFRLCEDLRERGFQIKVLTANPRFLDRKEGPFATLPFVETLSGQLSSGFVDRASGKAFISDRELSGITPGAVPDSWRVPGEWRDRLTSGQLVVHEDYGVAVFRGIEEVVAGGETLDAITLEFAENNRLLVPVIQFHKLTPLAEHEGDETQLDALKGTKWRKSVEKERARAREEARILMEMYARRELERREPLKNMSATHMEELYRDFAAAFPHVETADQIKAVSEIMEDLDQPFPMDRLLVGDVGFGKTEVAMRAAFRMAAADKQVCVLVPTTILAQQHYNTFNARMSGFSVKIGLLSRFVTKAGIEKTLEGARKGTVDIVIGTHKLLQQGIEFHNLGLLVIDEEHRFGVMHKESLKRVYGAVDILSLSATPIPRTLAMSLRGLRGLSVLNTPPNDRLPVTTYAGPWQTALARRAIARELSRGGQVYFVTNRIFRMENQMKMLTAFFPDARIKIAHGRMPERELERTMMDFYDRKIDILLCTTIIESGLDVEGANTIVIDDAHELGLAQMYQLRGRVGRRGENAFAYFFYPEEGELRKETADRLEAISSLTGLGSGYSLARRDLEIRGSGEIGGTSQHGNAKTGGFHFFYRMLEQEIAKLRGKTRSQTALSFDQGGSIPAYYIPQDSVRVTLYRRLLQVVDLTELTALRKEMEDRFGPLPEVTQLLIDLAAIRSAGEDAGLQSVEITRRDTKVKGDLKDLSSLLKGKRGWTFLGGNALGPGGSAGVRALAEALESDS; encoded by the coding sequence GTGGGAACAGGTACGAGAGTTCGGGTGAGAAGCCTGAACGACATCGACGAAGAACTGTGGAACCGGGGCGGAACCGTCCATGATCGGGCAGGCGGCGCGGCCCTGGCGTGGCTTTGCGGCGAAGACATCTTTAAAAACGTCCACCTGCTGGTAATACTGCCCGACGGACGTCAGGCGGCGGACTTTCTGTCAGACCGCAAAAATCTTTTTCCACGGATTCCCGTCCATCTTCTGAACGAACTTCCCCTGACCGCCCAAACCATCGGAAGCCGCCCTCTTCTGCTCCAGCGCGGCGAAACCGCGGGGCGCTGGGTACGGGATGGGGGTATTCTGGTTTGTACTCCGGGAGGGGTCATGGCTCCCTGTCTCCTGGGAGACGGGGAATTCGAGCTCCGACAGGGTGATGAATACGGACGGGAGCGCCTCGTCACCTGGCTGGAACGCAGCGGGTATCAGCGCTCAGATCTCGTCTGGTCGCCGGGACAGTACGTCTGCCGGGGATTCATTATGGACGTTTTCGATCCTGTCCACGCTCTTCCGTTGCGTTTCGAGTTCTTCGACGAGACCCTGGAGCACATTCGGGCCTTTCACCCCGGAACTCAGAAAAGCGTCGCCGAGCTCCAGGAAACCGAACTTCACAGCGTCAGCGCCGCCAAAAACGCCACGGTGCTGACGCTCCTGCCTCAAACCGCCCGGGTGCTCCTCTGCGATCCCCGAAAAATCGAGACTCAGGCGATCTCCTACCACTGGCTCTGGGAAGAACTCTGCCCTGACGCCGGAGTGAACCCCCTCCCCTCCTGGGATGAAATCTATGTGGAGCTTTCCCGTTTTCCCCGCCTGAGGATCACTCGCGCCGTGGAGGCCACGGAGGCCGAACCGGACGTGGATGAATGCCCGCCTTTTCGGGGCGACCTGGGAGCGGTGTTTCGGCTCTGCGAAGACCTGCGGGAACGGGGCTTCCAAATAAAAGTGCTCACAGCCAATCCCCGTTTTCTGGATCGAAAGGAGGGGCCTTTTGCGACCCTTCCCTTTGTGGAGACCCTTTCCGGACAGCTTTCGTCGGGTTTCGTGGACCGGGCATCCGGGAAGGCCTTTATCTCCGACCGGGAGCTCTCCGGAATCACCCCGGGAGCGGTTCCCGATTCCTGGCGCGTTCCCGGAGAGTGGCGGGATCGGCTGACCAGCGGACAGCTCGTCGTTCACGAGGATTACGGCGTTGCAGTGTTCCGGGGCATCGAAGAAGTCGTCGCGGGAGGAGAAACTCTCGATGCCATCACTCTGGAGTTTGCGGAAAACAACCGGCTGCTGGTTCCCGTGATTCAATTTCACAAGCTGACGCCCCTGGCGGAACACGAGGGCGACGAAACGCAACTGGACGCCCTGAAGGGAACGAAATGGCGCAAATCCGTGGAGAAGGAACGGGCCCGGGCCAGGGAAGAAGCCCGTATCCTGATGGAGATGTACGCGCGCCGGGAGCTGGAGCGCCGGGAACCACTGAAAAACATGAGTGCGACACACATGGAGGAGCTGTACCGGGATTTTGCGGCGGCCTTTCCTCACGTGGAAACGGCTGACCAAATCAAGGCGGTCTCCGAGATCATGGAGGATCTGGATCAGCCATTCCCCATGGACCGGCTGCTGGTGGGCGACGTGGGGTTTGGCAAGACGGAGGTGGCCATGAGGGCGGCTTTTCGCATGGCAGCCGCGGATAAGCAGGTCTGTGTTCTCGTCCCTACGACCATTCTGGCACAGCAGCATTACAACACCTTCAACGCCCGCATGTCGGGTTTTTCCGTGAAAATCGGTCTGCTCTCCCGCTTCGTCACAAAGGCCGGAATCGAGAAAACCCTCGAAGGCGCGCGAAAAGGGACCGTCGATATTGTCATCGGCACCCACAAGCTGCTGCAGCAGGGGATCGAGTTTCACAACCTGGGGCTTCTGGTCATCGATGAGGAACACCGTTTCGGCGTCATGCACAAGGAATCCCTGAAACGCGTCTATGGCGCGGTGGACATTCTGAGCCTTTCAGCTACGCCCATCCCCCGCACCCTGGCCATGTCCCTGAGGGGGCTGAGAGGGCTTTCCGTGCTGAACACTCCTCCCAACGACCGTCTGCCCGTAACCACCTACGCGGGCCCCTGGCAGACGGCTCTGGCCCGCAGAGCCATCGCCCGGGAGCTGTCCCGGGGCGGTCAGGTTTATTTTGTGACGAACCGCATTTTTCGCATGGAAAACCAGATGAAGATGCTCACCGCATTCTTCCCCGACGCCCGAATAAAAATAGCCCACGGCCGGATGCCGGAACGGGAACTGGAACGGACCATGATGGATTTTTACGACCGGAAAATCGACATTCTGCTCTGCACCACAATTATCGAAAGCGGACTGGACGTGGAGGGAGCGAACACCATCGTCATCGACGACGCCCACGAGCTGGGGCTCGCGCAGATGTACCAGCTTCGCGGGCGGGTGGGTCGCAGAGGAGAAAACGCCTTCGCCTATTTTTTCTATCCTGAGGAAGGGGAACTGCGAAAGGAGACGGCGGACAGGCTGGAAGCGATTTCCAGTCTGACGGGACTGGGGTCGGGGTACTCCCTTGCGCGGCGGGATCTCGAAATCCGCGGTTCGGGAGAAATTGGAGGAACCAGTCAGCACGGCAACGCGAAAACAGGGGGGTTTCACTTTTTCTACCGGATGCTGGAGCAGGAGATCGCAAAACTGCGGGGAAAAACCCGATCACAAACCGCGCTGTCCTTCGATCAGGGAGGTTCCATTCCGGCGTACTACATCCCTCAGGACAGCGTTCGGGTGACGCTGTACCGACGTTTGCTGCAGGTTGTCGATCTGACCGAACTCACCGCGCTCCGAAAAGAAATGGAAGACCGTTTCGGCCCGCTGCCTGAGGTGACGCAACTTCTGATCGACCTGGCCGCAATCCGCAGCGCCGGCGAAGATGCGGGGCTGCAAAGCGTGGAAATCACACGGCGCGATACGAAAGTAAAAGGGGACCTGAAAGACCTGTCGTCTCTGCTGAAGGGCAAACGGGGCTGGACCTTTCTCGGCGGAAACGCCCTCGGTCCCGGAGGCTCGGCAGGAGTACGGGCACTGGCCGAAGCCCTGGAGTCAGACTCATAA
- the flgC gene encoding flagellar basal body rod protein FlgC, translating to MKIFDSMEVAGSALTAHRLWMDTISSNLANINTTRTLSGGPYKRKVPVFAEMLDKTIGGYKDIGGVRVIEVAEDKGAPRLSYQPEHPDADENGYVAFPNVNLVREMTDMLVASRGYEANLAVADTARTLWTGALEIIRA from the coding sequence GTGAAAATATTTGACAGCATGGAAGTTGCGGGAAGCGCATTGACGGCCCATCGTCTGTGGATGGACACCATTTCCTCGAATCTCGCGAACATCAACACCACACGGACGCTGAGCGGAGGACCCTACAAAAGAAAGGTTCCCGTCTTTGCCGAAATGCTGGACAAAACCATCGGCGGCTACAAAGACATCGGCGGAGTTCGCGTTATCGAGGTGGCGGAGGACAAGGGCGCTCCCAGGCTCTCCTATCAGCCGGAGCATCCGGACGCCGACGAAAACGGTTACGTGGCTTTCCCAAACGTCAATCTGGTGCGGGAAATGACGGATATGCTGGTGGCCAGCCGGGGCTATGAAGCCAATCTGGCTGTGGCGGACACGGCGAGAACCCTGTGGACGGGGGCCCTCGAAATCATTCGAGCCTGA